In the genome of Leptospiraceae bacterium, the window GCGTATTCTTGAACATTTCCTACATCACTTGCTGCAATTTCTTTTAGTATCTGTATTGATTCTTTTGAAAGTGGTTTCAATAAATCTTCTTTGAGCTCCTTGTCTTGTTCTATCGTTATTTCTCCAGGCTTATCTATGATTACTTTTTGTCCTTTTTGATTTTGGATCTCAATTTTACCTTCAATTAAAGCAAATTCTGTTTTTCTTGAATCCTTAACCTTTACGATGAAACTTGTTCCCCTCACCGCTGCTATTGAAGTTGGAGTGGTGATTGTATAGGATTCTTTATCACTTAGTTTTTTCAAATGGTTAATGACTGTTCCTGAGTCTTGACGAAGTTGTATTTTATCTTCTGACAAAACTTGGAGTTCTATTTTCGTATTTTGATTAAGTCGGACGATCCCTTTATTTCTAAAAATGATATCCACTATTGAATTTTTTTCAGTTTGGATTGCATCGCTCATGAATAAGAATTCGTTGATTTGGAGTTTTCGTTTTTCCTCTCCTCTAAACAAATACACATCGCCTTGAATAAACTGCACTTTTGCTATAGGTTCACTGATTTGGGGATTTTGCACCTCTTGAACCTTCTGCTTGCAATCTAAAAACACTACTAAAATCAATACTACCCAAAAACTTGCTATGACCATTTTTTTATTCATTTTTTGTTTCTCCTTGTGATGATCAGAAAAAATGGTGTTTTACTATAAAGACAAACAAAATCTTAAATTTTGCAAAAATTCTTCATTCTGTAACTTTCATGGTTCCTTTGTAATAAGAGCTACCAAATACAGGGTAGTTTTTCAATAACTTCAAACCTGAGTTTTTCAACTCTGGAACATCTGGGTAATATGCACTTCGAAAATAGAGTCCTTCTGCTGGAGCTGTCCTTCCTGCTTTAGTTCGGTCCTTTGAGTCCAAAATTTCTTTTAGCGAATAAGGTAGTTTTCCCAAAATACGGTCAACCATTGAACCCACAATAATCCGCACCATATTGTGAAGAAATGCATTTCCACGAAAACGGATCGAATATAGTGATAGTCCCAGAAATGGTTCTTCTATCTGTTGGATTTTGATATATTCCAAATATCTGATCGTAACTTCACTCGACTTTTTACTAAAGGCTTTGAAGTCATGTTCTCCAATCAGAGCTTCTGCTTCTTTTTGGATTTCGAAAAGATTGATCTCTTCGTATATATGCCAGACTTTATTTTCCAAAAAAATGGGATTTTTTTTCCCGCAATAAATCAGATACTCATACTCTCGGGCAATACAATCAAACCTCGCATGGAAATTGTTCGGAACTTGATGTACGTCTATCACACTAATATGGGGACCTGCTAAGGCATGGAACGAACTAATGAATTTTTCTAAATGATGAATTTCTCCTGGAGCTCGAAAACTAATAACCTGACCTGT includes:
- the truA gene encoding tRNA pseudouridine(38-40) synthase TruA, giving the protein MKYALTIAYDGTKFVGMQIQKDDITVQGKIEEALKILFRYEERIAMAGRTDSGVHATGQVISFRAPGEIHHLEKFISSFHALAGPHISVIDVHQVPNNFHARFDCIAREYEYLIYCGKKNPIFLENKVWHIYEEINLFEIQKEAEALIGEHDFKAFSKKSSEVTIRYLEYIKIQQIEEPFLGLSLYSIRFRGNAFLHNMVRIIVGSMVDRILGKLPYSLKEILDSKDRTKAGRTAPAEGLYFRSAYYPDVPELKNSGLKLLKNYPVFGSSYYKGTMKVTE
- a CDS encoding FecR domain-containing protein, coding for MNKKMVIASFWVVLILVVFLDCKQKVQEVQNPQISEPIAKVQFIQGDVYLFRGEEKRKLQINEFLFMSDAIQTEKNSIVDIIFRNKGIVRLNQNTKIELQVLSEDKIQLRQDSGTVINHLKKLSDKESYTITTPTSIAAVRGTSFIVKVKDSRKTEFALIEGKIEIQNQKGQKVIIDKPGEITIEQDKELKEDLLKPLSKESIQILKEIAASDVGNVQEYASFIQEIKNSTALKEIAIDEDYEKKVSESVFKQNKKSVEKVQSAEKLVIKRNTQNDPLKIPVNEDYRKDN